The following proteins are co-located in the Chryseobacterium daecheongense genome:
- a CDS encoding thioesterase family protein: protein MIHTIHSIRVRYAETDPMKYVYYGNYATYFEIGRVELFRSIGMSYNEIENQGIWLPVSDYKIKYLKPALYDQKLEIHTYIKKIPGVRIEFEYEIYNEDGVKITEASTTLFFLDSSTNKIIRCPEHLLNLFKANWKVEENTPE, encoded by the coding sequence ATGATACACACAATCCACTCAATACGAGTACGTTACGCCGAAACCGACCCTATGAAATATGTCTATTATGGCAACTATGCAACGTACTTTGAAATTGGCAGAGTTGAGCTATTTCGATCCATCGGAATGTCATATAATGAAATTGAAAACCAGGGAATTTGGTTACCCGTTTCCGATTATAAAATTAAGTATTTAAAACCAGCTTTATACGATCAAAAATTAGAAATCCACACCTATATAAAAAAAATACCCGGAGTACGGATTGAATTTGAATATGAAATCTACAACGAAGACGGAGTAAAAATTACCGAAGCTTCTACCACCCTGTTCTTTCTGGATTCATCAACCAACAAAATCATCAGATGCCCGGAGCATTTATTGAATCTTTTTAAAGCAAACTGGAAGGTTGAAGAAAATACCCCTGAATAA